In Fibrobacterota bacterium, the genomic stretch ATTCGGATCTCCTAGTCTCAGTTTGACGGTTCCGCTGTCCGTTGCAGGTAGGATGGCCATCTCACCCGAGGTATCGGATGCAGATGCACCAGAGGGGTTGGTTTGGCCAGGCAGTGGCAGTAATCCCATTATTTGGCCCCCTAAGCCCGGCATCGCGGCTGCATTTGAACCAATTGAGCGACTGACATCTCCATTCGGAGAACGAATCCAAGTCGTATCTCCGCAAGTGCTTTGGGTGACACTTGACCATATCATTTTTTGGCAATTCGGGGCCAATACCTCCAAACGCCCCGAGTCGTTGACGACACGGTTCTCCATCATCATTTTGGAATGGATCTTGGCTGAGTAGGATTCCTTAATAACTTGGGAGGCTCTCAACTTTTTGAGAATGGTTTTTTTGTCCAAAGCCAGGGCCTTACTACCACTCAAAAAAACAATGAGAAGTAGAACAGCTCGCTCCCAATAGGATCGAGTCCGAGATGCATTCATTTTTGGTTCCGCGTATAAAGAATTTTGAGAATTCGATCTAGGTACAAAGAAGTAAGTTAAGACCAGAGCTCCGTCAACGGCCCTTCTTCTTATAAAAATGACATTAGTTCCACCCTTGGGCGGACCCAACCCATCCCTCCTGACCATTTTTTTTGAATCTGGGCCGGGATAGCGCCCGGTGGCCCTCAGTTATCCGCTTCTAGAGTCCGGCGGCCTTCCGGTAGATCGCCTCGTACTGCGGAATGATCAGATCCGGACTGAACCGCGCCTCCGCCGCCTTCCGCCCCGCCTTCCCCATCGCCACGCGCAACTCCTTCGAGCGCCCTAGCTCTACCGCATGGGAGGCCATCGTTTCCACGTCTCCCACCGGCGCCAGGAAACCGCTCACCAAATGCTCGACCACTTCGGGAATGCCCCCGGTGCGGGTCGCGACCACGGGCAGTTCGCAGGCCATCGCCTCCAGGGGGGCCAGGCCGAAGCTTTCCACCTCGGAAGGGAACAGCAGAACGTCCGAGCAGCCCAGGATGCTCACGATGTCGAGCTGCTTGCCCAGGTAACGTACGTGTTTCTGCACGCCGAGTTGGGCCGCCAGCTCTTTCGCCTCGCGCAGCGTGGGCCCTTCCCCAACCAGGATCAGCACGGCGTCCACCTCTTCGCGTACCCGGGCGAAGATCTTGATCACGTCGGGGATGCGCTTGACCGGGCGGAAGTTGGAGACGTGGATGTAGACGACCTGATCGGCGGTCGCGAAATTGGAGCGGTGGCAACCGAAGGCATGATGGCGGAAGAGGGACAGGTCGACGAAGTTATGCACGCGTTGCACGGGCCGGCTGGGGGAGAAAACGCGCTCGGTCTCCTCTTTCAGGTAGTCGGATACGGCCGTGACCGCCGTGCTTTCTTCGATGCCGAAACGGGTGATGTCGAAAAAGCTGCGCTCCTGCCCCACCAAGGTGATGTCAGTACCATGTAAAGTGGTCACGATGGGCAGCTGCTGAGGCTTGGCCAATTGCGCCGCCAGATAGGCGCTGATGGCGTGCGGGATGGCGTAGTGCACGTGCAGCACGTCCAGCCCTTCGGAAACGAACACGTCCTTCATCTTGGCGGCCAGGGCCAAGTCGTAGGGCGGGTGCTCGAAGACCGGGTACGGATCCATATCCACCGTATGGAAATAGATGCGTTCCTGGAAATCCCGTTGCAGGCGGTAAGGGATGGTCGAGGTGACGAAATGGACTTCATGGCCGCGCTTCGCCAGGAACTTGCCAAGCTCCGAGGCCAGCACGCCGCTGCCGCCATAGGTGGGATAACAGGTAATGCCGATCTTCATGGGAACCTTGCCGCGCCCAAAGTGGTCAGGTCCTCAACCTCGGGGAGCTCGGCGCAGGTGAAGGCTTCGGCATAACGCCGCTTGATTCGCGTGCCCCAGAAGCGATTGCGCGCCTCCAGGAAATCCAGGAAGGCGGGCGTGGCGAGATCGGTTTTGCCTTGGAACCGTTTCGCATCCGGATTATGGAACTGGCTGGCATAGCAGAGCACGGCTTTGAGCTTGGCCTGCCATTG encodes the following:
- the bshA gene encoding N-acetyl-alpha-D-glucosaminyl L-malate synthase BshA; amino-acid sequence: MKIGITCYPTYGGSGVLASELGKFLAKRGHEVHFVTSTIPYRLQRDFQERIYFHTVDMDPYPVFEHPPYDLALAAKMKDVFVSEGLDVLHVHYAIPHAISAYLAAQLAKPQQLPIVTTLHGTDITLVGQERSFFDITRFGIEESTAVTAVSDYLKEETERVFSPSRPVQRVHNFVDLSLFRHHAFGCHRSNFATADQVVYIHVSNFRPVKRIPDVIKIFARVREEVDAVLILVGEGPTLREAKELAAQLGVQKHVRYLGKQLDIVSILGCSDVLLFPSEVESFGLAPLEAMACELPVVATRTGGIPEVVEHLVSGFLAPVGDVETMASHAVELGRSKELRVAMGKAGRKAAEARFSPDLIIPQYEAIYRKAAGL